In Spiroplasma chinense, the DNA window AGTCTGTACAGTTTGCTGAATCGATTGGTAAAATGATTTTTCCGTTTGCTTTATCTAAGTATTCTTTTGCTAAAGCAACTTTATCTTCTTCACAAAGTGATTTTCCAATGTTGTGACCTTGTGCTTTGAAGAAAGTATATGCCATACCTCCTCCAATAATGATTTTGTCAGCTTTTGTTAATAAGTTATCAATTACCCCAATTTTATCTGAAACTTTTGCTCCACCAATAATTGCTACAAATGGGTGTTCTGGTGAATCAATTCCTTTTGATAACATTTCTAATTCTTTTTGAACTAAGAATCCTACACAGCTTTCTGCGATGTTTGAAGCGATTCCAACATTTGAAGCATGTGCACGGTGTGCAGTTCCAAATGCATCGTTTACAAATACATCACCAAGTCCAGCTCAGTATTTTCCTAATTCAGGATTATTTTTAGATTCGAATTTAACAACTTCTCCATCTTTAACATCTTCAAATCTTGTGTTTTCGAATAATAAGATTTGACCTTCTCCTAAAGATTTAATTGCGTTTTCTAATTCTTCTCCACGTGTTTGTGCAACGAATTGAACTGAAGTTCCAGCAACTTCTTCTAATCTTTTAGCAACTGGTAATAAAGATTTTTTAGCTTTATCTGCTTCTTCTTTAATTCTGCTTAAGTGTGAAAATAATACGATTTTTGCATTGTTTTCCATTAAGTATTTAATAGTTGGCATAGCTGCTTTGATACGGTTATCATCAGTTATAACACCATCTTTGATTGGTACGTTAAAGTCAACTCTAACAAGAACTGTTTTTCCTGAGACTTGAATGTCTTTAAGTGTTTTTTTCATATTTCTATCTCCTTATACCTTAATATTTTAAAACAAAATCAATATATAAATCACATTTTTTTAAAAACTAGTCGTTTTTAACTTCTTGTTTTTCTTCTTTGTTTTCTAAAGTTTGGTTAATAAAAATAAAACCAAAAATCGTAAATGTTGACATAGCAACTCCTAAGAATAAAATAAATGGTTCTAACTGAATTGACAAATAAACCAGTGAAACTAATGTATAAAATATCACATCTTTTTGTTTAATGATATAAAAAACCGATAAAACCATCGAAGCTATACAAACCATAAACCAAAGTACAAAATATACAATTCCTATTATTCCAAAACGTGTTGTGACTATGTTGTAAACATTAAAAATAAACATCGCCACTAAAAGAACAAGGATTATAAAAGTTGCTAGCATTAGGTAATCATTTTTAAACTTATCTTTAAAATCGATTTGTTTATTCTTTAATAAATTACATATTATTACACAAGACAAAATTATAATGGCCATATCAAAAAGATATTCAACCAATAATCATCCTTGTTTGTGAAATAAATTAAAAGAGTTTGCTACTAAAGCACCCATTATTATGGTTGCTAAATTTATTTTTAAAATTATAGGTTTTTTAAAAATAAATACAAAAACCCCTAAAACTGAACCCAAAAATAACAACACTAAACTTGTTACATTAAGAACAAGATATGAAATTTGATATAACTTTGATTTTTGATCAAAATTTGAGTTCACTATTAAGTTTGTAGCATTATAAAAATAACTTAAAAATAACGAAACTAGTAGCGAAACAATAGTCACTACAAATAACGAAATATATACACCTTTAATTTCTTTTCAATTTTTCATTTTATACCTCAATTTACTCTTAATAATATTATAAAGTATAAAAAAATAAACCTAGACTTTGTTTATAACAAAATCTAGGTAACAAAAAAAGTTTTCACCATTTTCAACATGAAACTTTAAAATATCTTTATCAGTTATTTTAATATTCTTGCTTGGCTTATATAGTTTTTTTCAAGGTGTTTGTTCGTGACATATTTGTACAATATCTCAGCAGTCTAGTTTACTTAAAAATGACAATATTTTTTCACAAACTAAATAATCTTCTTCATATTTCTTATATTGTTCATCTAAATTTGAGTCAAATTCTAATAGAACGCTGTTTGATTTGAATTTAGTTTGTTCTTTTCATAAATCATAAATAACTGGTCCATATTTTCAAGTCTCAAATTCCATTTTACAAATGGCAGATCTGAAAAGTAGAAAATAAGCATAAACTATATAAATACTTTTTTGTATTTGTATTTGAGTAAACTTTCTATTGTTTTCTTTACTTACTTTGGCAAGTAAATTTAAAACAAAGCTTACATAATTTTCTTTAGAATAAAAAAACATATTTCCTCCTCAATATAACTATCGACTCAGAAATATGTTTTATGTACAAAAAGTTTAAAATTATAAACTTAACATGTGGTTAATTGTACGGATGAATTGTGAAGTAAATGAGTTTTCGTTATCGTATCATGAGAATACTTTAACTAATTGTTTTCCTTCAACTTCCATAACTCTTGTTAGAGTTGCATCAAAAATTGATCCGTATGTTGATGAAACAACATCTTGTGATACGATTGGTTGAGTATTGTATTGTAATGCTCTTCCTAATTCTGCATCTGATTTAACAGCTTTTTCGATTGCTGAGTTGATTTCTTCAACTGAAACTTTTTTACCTAATTCAACAGTTAAGTCTACGATTGATCCTGTAATTGTAGGAACACGTAATGCTAAACCATCTAATTTTCCGTTTAAAGTTGGTAATACTTTACCAACAGCTGCAGCAGCTCCTGTTTTTGAAGGAACGATGTTTCATGCAGCTGCACGTCCTCTACGTACGTCAGCGTGTGGTAAGTCTAATAAAGTTTGGTCGTTTGTTACGGCGTGAATTGTGTTCATTAATCCTTTAACAATTCCAAAGTTTTCATCTAAAACTTTTGCCATTGGTGCTAAACAGTTTGTTGTACATGAAGCTGCTGATACGATTTGATCGTCAGCTGCTAAAATTTTGTGGTTAACTCCATAAACGATTGTTTTTAAGTCTCCAGTTGCAGGAGCTGAAATAATAACTTTTTTTGCACCTGCATTGATGTGAGCTTGTGATTTTTCTTTGTCTGCGTAGAATCCTGTACATTCAACTACTAAATCAATTCCCATATCTCCTCAAGGTAATTTGTTAGCATCTCTTTCTGCTAAGATTTTGATTTCTTTACCATCAACAACGATTGCTCCATCTTTTGCTGAGATTTTTCCAGACATGAATTTTCCATGTGCTGAATCAAATTCTAATAAGTATGCTAATGTATTAGCGTTTGTTAAATCGTTGATTGCAACGATTTCAATATCGTTTTGTAAGAATAATTGTCTAAATGCTAGACGTCCAATTCTTCCAAAACCGTTAATTGCGATTTTTTTCATATTGAATAATTCCTTTCACAAAATTATTATATTCTTAATGTTTAAATATTGTAAATATATAATGCAAAAATTTTTCTACAAATTCCACAATAAATGACACAAATTGGAAATAATTCTACTAATACCTATGATTTTTCCCTTTTATTTCAATTTCATAGCTTAAACCTTTAATTCTTTCTGTAAATCTTATGGTTTTCATTTTTTCAAAGTCTTTTTGGTTTGCAGTAACTCTTTTATTTAAATAAAAGTCTTCCAATTGATGAATTGGAAAGTTTGATGTAAAGAAAGTTAGCTTATTATTTTCCATTCTTGTATTTAAAAGACCGAATAACAATTCATCACGACTTCAATCAGTTACCATTTCAGCACCAATATCATCCAAAATTAATACATCAACTTTACAACATTGATCAAAAAACCTATTATTTTCTTCAGAAGAATTTTGGTTAAAAGTATCTTTTACTATTTTTATTAACTTGTTTACAGTTACTAAAACTACTTTTCTATCCATTTTAGCAAATGTATTTGCCAATATTTTCATATAGAATGTTTTACCAATTCCAGGTAATCCATAAAGATAAAGACCTTTTGTTTTTTCTTTTTCCATTAATATTTTTTTAGCTGCATTAAAGAAGTTTGCATTTTCTACTAACTTATCTTTATTTGCTTTAACAAACTCATCTAATGTTTGTGTATTTTCAAAAATATCATAATCTGCATATACTATATTTTTTTCAAGTTTATAATCTTGGTTTTCAAAAATTCAATGGTTACAATTACTACTTGTTATGTAGAATTGTTTGTTTTTATAACTTAATTTTTGTTGTACACCTGGAATAATTTGTTTACATAAAGCCATTTTTTCATTTGTATTACAAAAAACAAATTGAGAAATAAACCTCTCTAGTACTAACTGGTTTTTCAAGAGAGTTTCATCATCAATTTTGTATTTTTCAATAAATGCTTTTACCATTTCGTGTTCTTTTAGTTTACTTAAATTTGATTCCATTATAATTTACCTCATAACGTTTCATCAAATCCGCTACCATTTGAACTTGTTTTTTCCATGTAACCTTTATTACTTTTAACCTCTTCTCAAGGAGAAAATTGATCTGGTATGAATTTTTTACCTTTTGCACCTTTTTTGTGAGCAACTTTTAGATATTCCATAGTTTCTTTTGCATCAACAATTTGTCTTTCATTAATTGTTGAAGCAATCTTGTAAAGGTAATTTGCAACGATTTTTTCATCATTTTTTAAGTATGAAAACTCTAATAAACAGTTAATTACACCATTTCTTAATTTGTAATCTTTTGAAAGTTTACTAATTAATTCCAATTCAGGTAACTCTAAATTTTCAATATTCATTAAAAGTTGTAAATATTGAGTTGGTTCAATAGTTTCCATTTCTTTAATTTTTTTATTTGTGTAGTTTTGCATGTTTACTTTAGGGTCAAAAATCTCTTCAGAAGTGTTGAATTGTTCATCTTCAAAGTAATTATTACTTAATACTCTATAAATTTTTTTAACGTCTAAAAATAGACTTTCTTTATCATAAGATTCTTTTACAGCTTCAATGATTTTATCTAATTCAAAATTATGACCAGAATAGATTTCTTCAAGTTTGTTTTTTAAAGTTGTATCTGATTTTGAAATGTATATATCTTCTTTTTCAAGATCTAAAACTATTTTTTCAAAATCAAATCCTTTTAATAAAGCGTTTGTTCTTTTTGGTTTAGTTTTTAAAGAATTCACTTTGATATCTCCAAGAGAGTTGTTAAATTCTTCAAATACTTCTAAGAATTTTGAAGTAGCATTTTTATATCCACTATCTGAAGGAATTTCTCCTTCATCTCTAAAAACAAATCTTGCCATTTCATAGTCTTTTTCACCAATTTTTTTAATTAAAGCTTTATTGAACAATGCATTATTAAAGAAATCGCATGGTTCAAGGGGGGCATATACATTTAAAATTACTGAATTTTTTTGTTCATTAACCATTTTTGTTAATAATCCAATTCCTTCCAGTTTTTTCAACTGTCTTTGAAATTGATCAGCATTTAACTTACAAAGTGTTAACAATCTTTCTTCTCTAAATTCAGCTTTTTTGAACTCTTTTAAAACTTCAGCTTCAAAAATTAATAATTTATAGATTGATATGCTTCGTAAGCCAATAATTGGTTGATATAGGTAAGATAGGATTTTGTCATCTGAAGAATCAATGCGATTCTTTAGAATAACTTTATAGCTGAAATTTTTCATATTGTCACTCCTTGTCGCCTGTTTTTATATCTTATTGCAAATAAGAAAATTTTAAAGTCATTTCATAAAATTTAATAATTAGGTTCAAAAATGTTGAAAAAACAAATTGAAAGAACCACTAAGAAACTGGTTTTTTCAAAGTTATCCACATATTAATTATTTTTGACACAATTCACAGTAGTAAGTTCCTCTTCCGTTCAGTTGAACTTTTTTGATCTCTCCACCGCAAACTAAACATGTTGTTTTATTTTTCATATGAACTTTTAATTCATTTTGAAATTTTCCATCAATACCTTGTTCAGGTTGATAAGTATCTATTGTTGAACCTCCCAGTTCAATAGCTCTATTTAGTATCTTAACTGAAGAATCTACAATTCTTTGTGCTTCTTCTGGGGAAATATCTTTCCCAGCTCTAAATGGGCTTATTTTGGCATCAAACATAATTTCATTAGCATAAATGTTTCCAATTCCTGAAATTATAGTTTGGTCTAACAATATTGTTTTTATAGCTTTTGTTGATTTTTTGATTTTTTCGTGTAAAAAATTACCATTAACTATTGGGTCAAAAGGTTCTGGTCCTACAGTTACTATTGGTTTTAATTTTTTAAACTCTTTAATATCTTGATAATGAAGAGTTCCAAATTTTCTAGTGTCTGAATAAATCATTACTTTATTTTCTGATAACTCAAATCTTGCTAAAGTATGTTTAATATCTTGTTCATTGTCTTTATCAAAGACAAATCATTTACCTTCCATTCTCAAATGACTTATAAGAACTTTATCACCCAAAATAAAGAGAATATGTTTAGCTATTCTATCTACTTTTTCAATAACCCTTCCCTTTAAGTCTTGCGAAAAGTCTTCAATACTAATTGAAGACTTTAAAAGTTTAGGATAAAACATTTCTACCTTTGTTACTTTTAAATTCTTAAGTTTCTCATTCAATACCCTAATAACTGTTTCAACTTCTGGTAGTTCTGGCATTCAAATTCACCTCTATTTTAATTCAAATCAATTATTTCCTACAGCTTCATTAACTTCTAATAAAACTCTTGATTCTTTGTCTTTTCCAACAATTTCAAATAATTTATTATAAGCTTTGTTCATAATTTCAATAGCCAATTCCTTTGCTTTTTGTACTTCATTTTCTGGTGCTAAAATTATGATCTCATCGTGTATTTGAGAGACCATTTTTGCTTCAAAACCTTTATCTTTAAGGTTTTGATACAACTCTATCATTGCAACTTTTAAAATATCTGCAGCAGTTCCTTGAACTGGTGCATTTACAGCAGCTCTTTTACCAAATTCTCTAACCATATAGTTAGAATTTTGCAATTCATAAATGTATCTACGTCTATTTGCTTGAGTTTCAACATACCCATTCTTTTCACCAAAGTCAATTATCTCTTTTTTGAAGTTTTCTATCTCCGGGAAAGATTTATTATAAGCTTTTATGTACTCTTCTGCCTCTTTATGACTGATTTTTAAGTCCTTAGAGAGCCCAAATTTTGTAAGTCCATAAAGTATTCCAAAGTTAAAAACCTTTGCGATTCTTCTCTGTTCTGAAGTTACTTTTTCATCCTCTTTTAGGCTAAAAATGTTTCTTGCAGCCAATTCATGAATATCTATATTGTTTGCATAAGCATTTATTAGCACTTTTTCATTAGCAATATCTGCTAAAACTCTAAGTTCAATTTGAGAATAATCTAAACTTATGTATTTATAACCGTTTGGAGCAATAAATATCTTTCTAACGTTTCTTTGGTCTTCATCTCTAACAGAGATGTTTTGTAAATTAGGCTCTGAAGAACTTAGTCTTCCAGTATTTGTTAAAGTTTGATTGTAAATTGTATGAACTTTATTTGTTCTATCAATATACTTTTCAAAACCTTTCAAATAAGTTGAATAAAGTTTTGAGTATTTTCTAATTTTTAATACTTTTTCAATTAATGGGTGTTTGTCTTCAAGAGCTTCAAGAGCTTCTTTATCAGTACTTCCTTTACTTGTATTTGGAAGGTTCATTTTATCAAATAAAGTCTCTTTTAATTGTTTAGGACTTGCATAATTTATAGGTTCAATTCCTTCTTTTGCAAGAATTTCGTTTGCCTCTATTTCGTAATTATTTAAAAGTTCTAACACATTTTGTGTTTGAACTTTTAACTCTTCTCTGTCAATTAATACCCCTTGTTCTTCCATGTTTAACAAAACAAAGCAAAAAGGTAGTTCAATATTTTCATATAAACTAGTTTGTCCAGATTCTTGCAATAACTCATAAATTTTAGGCATTGTGTCTTTAATATAAACAGCTTTTGATACTATGTAATTGCTTTTCTTTACTTGATCAATTTGTTTTGTTTTTTTAACACCTTTACCAAAAACCTCTTCAAATGTTTCTATTTCCAGTTCAGGGTCAATTAAATTTAAATGTGATTCAAAATTTGATTTAACATTTGAATTGATTACGTAACAGGCAATCATCATGTCATAAACAAAGTTTTCTTCTTTTACGTTGTAACCAAGTTTTTTTAAAGCATATATAGTTTTTTTAACATCATATGTATAGAACTTACTTGTATCTAAAAAGTGTTGGAAATTTTCTTCTGTTCCAGAATCTTGTCAATTAAAAATACTTATTTCTTGTGATTCTCCAGGAATATAAAAGAAATTACCTTTTTCATTTGAAATACCCAAACCAATTACATCTGGATTGTGGTAATTATCATTTAAAATTTCTAAATAAAGAAAGTTTTTTTCACCATTGAAAGCATTTTCTCAAGTTTTAACTTCTTTTAATTCATTTTTAATTACAACTTGTTCTATAACAGGCTCTTCACTAGAGTCCATTTCAAAAGCATATTTTCTTATAAGTGAATTCATCTCATATTTAATAAAAAAATCTTTTAACATTGAAAAATCAACGTTGGTTTTTCTTAATTCAAATCCTTCTAAAGGTACTGCTTTGTGAATTGTTGCAATTTCTCTTGAAAGAAATGCATCATCTTTACCGTCAATTAACTTTTGTTTTTTAGCTCCAGTTATTTGTTCAATGTTTGCATATAAATTTTCTAGATCATTGTAACTTTGCAAAAGTTCTTTTGCAGTTTTTTCACCAATTCCAGCTACTCCTTTAATGTTATCTGAACTATCTCCTCTTAAACCTTTGTAGTCAATAACTTGTTCTGGTTTAATTCCTCATTTTTCAAATAATTTTTCTTTGTCATAAACTAACATGTCACTTGTTCCAGTTTGAGGTGACAAAACAAAAACATTATCAGAAATTAACTGATACATATCTTGGTCACTTGTAAGTATTTCTACTTCAAAGTCTTGGTTATTATTATACATTTCTGAGATAGTTCCAATAATATCATCAGCTTCAAAACCATCTAACTCAAATCAATCTATTTTTGCTTGGGTTAAAAATTCTCTTACAATTGGAAATTGTTTTACTAATTCGTCTGGGGTTTTCTTTCTTCCACCTTTATAATCTTCTAATTTATCATGTCTAAAGGTTTTTTTACCTTTATCAAATGCTATTTTTATATCATAATAATCATTCTTTTGAATGATATTAAATAACATATTAATAAAAGAATAAACAGCATTTGTGGGTATCCCACTTTTTGTAGTTAATGTAACTCTTCCAAAAGAGCTATAAAAGGCTCTAAATATTAAAGCATTTCCATCGACTAGTAAAATTTTCTTTTTCATAAAACGTTTCTCCAATAATCCTTTTAATCTTAACAAAAAAACAACAAGATATTTTTAGAAAAAATTACTTGATTGTTTTTTTGAAATCAATTAATAATGCTGAAATCTTGTTGTTATATAGTTGTGTTTTTACTTTAATTATAATATTTTGGCTTATTTCAATTTGACTCTTAATTTTTTCAAAAGTTGAAGCAAAAATTGTTACCATAATTGAACCTGTTTCGTCAGAAACATCCAAGAAACACATTTGACCACCATTTTTATCTGTTTTTGTAACTATGTTGTCAACAGTTACAAAAACATCACATGTAATGTCTTCTCTTTGTAAACTTGAAAGATATAACAATTTTTCACTGTTTAACATTTTTTGTCTAAATATTGAAAGAGGATGAGTTGTTACATAAAAACCGAAAAACTCTTTTTCATAACTTGCTATCAATTCAGGTTTATCTTTTTTTATAGGTAAATCAACCTCTAAGTCTTTGGTTGATGAATATTTTAAAATTTGAGCTAAGTTAAAGATTTCCTTTTGATTATTTGCAAGATCTTTTCTACTATATCCATAAGCATCAAATGCTCCTGCATATGCTAAGGCTTCAAATTTTTTATCAGTTAGACCTTCTGAAACAAGTATTGCAACAACTTTTGCAAATGATTCAAAAGCATTTTTAGCTTTTTTATGAATTGCTCTTATAGTTTTGACCAAATCTTGTCCTATGCCTTTAATAACGTTTAATGGCATATTTATCATTTGATTTCCATAATAATAAGTTGAGTTTGGATTTTTAATACTTGGTCCATTCATTCTTATTCCAGCAGTTTTAATTTCATATAAATATTGAGAAGTTTTAACTTCGTTTTTTATACTTCCATTCAATAATGCACAATAAAATTCTGCTTTGAAATGAGTTTTTAAATAAGCCATTCAATAACTTATTATTGAATATGCTATAGCATGAGATTTATTAAAACCATACTCTGCAAATTTTTCAATATAATGTCAAAGTTCATTTGCTCTTCCTTCATTATATTTATTTTCTAAAGCTCCTTGAACAAATTCTTTTTTAAATTCTGCCATTAACTTTTGGTCTTTTTTACCAATAGCTCTTCTTACGATATCTGCTTTACTCAATTCAAAGTTTGCAACTTTTTGAAGAATTTTCATTACTTGTTCTTGATAAACAATAATCCCATAAGTATCTCCTAAAATATCTGTAAGACTTTTATCGATCGAAAATTCTCTGTTGTTATCATTTTTTCTTGCAATATAGGTTGGTATATTTTCCTGAGGTCCCGGTCTAAACAAGGCACTTGTAACTGCAATGTCTTCAATTGAATTTACTTTCATACTTGTCAATACTTCGGTCATCCCTTGTGACTCAAGTTGAAAAATCCCACTTGTTTGTCTATTTCTTAATAGTTCAAAAGTATCTTTATCATTTAATGGTAAAGATTTTAAGTCAATTTTAGTTTGATTTAATTTTTCTACAGAAGAAATTACTTGTTGAATAATTGAAAGGTTTCTTAAACCTAAAATATCTGTTTTAATAAGTCCTATTTCTTCTAAAAAATTCATTGAAAATTGTGTTTGTAAAATACCATTAATTCCAACTTTGGTTGGAACAACTTCTCATAAAGGAACATCACAAAAAACAACTCCAGCTGCATGAGTTCCTGTCTGTCTTGGTAATCCTATTATTTTTTTTATAACTTCAAAAACTTGAGGATACTTTTCTTTATATTTTGTAAGATTTCTAGATTCTTCTAAAGCTTTATCTAAATCTTTAACATTCTTATCACCAATTAATCTTGTCATGTGAGTTACATCATCATTTGGTAAATCAAAAACCCTTCCACAATCTCGAATAGCATTCTTTATACCAATTGTTTGAAAGGTTGTAATTGTTGCAAAGTGTTCTCTTCCATACTTTTTGTACAAGTATTCTAAAACTTCTTCACGTCTCTCATCTTCAAAGTCTATATCTATATCTGGTAATGTTATTCTGTCAACATTCAAAAATCTTTCAAACAGTAAATCTCATTTAATTGGATCTAACTTTGTAATGTTTAACAAGTAAGAAACTAAACTTCCAGAAGCAGAACCCCTACCAGGTCCAACTAAAATATTTTTTTCTTCTGCTGCATTTATCATGTCACTTACTATTAAAAAGTAATCTTCAAATCCCATTTTTTTAATTACTTCTAATTCATAAACTAATCTTTCACTATATTGTTGGTTTTCACTTAACCCCAATTCAACCAATTTATTTTTACAAAGTTTTTCAATATAAGTTGAAGATGAATCGTTTTTGGCATCTTTAAATTTTATAAAGTGTACTTGATTATCATTAATAACATCATCTTCAACTTGTTCAATAATTTTTGAAATATTTTCATTATGTTTTTGTACATCAATATAGTTTTGCATTTGTGCATTTGAAACATAAAAGTTTTTTTCTATATTTTCAGTTTCTGTTAATAATTTAGCTTCTCCAATTGCTCTCAACACTTTGTATTGAAAATAATCATCTTCATAAAGATAATTAACTTCATTTGCAAAAATTAAATTACTTTCATTTTTAAAGAAATGAAAGTTTGTTTTTGTTATTCCAAAAAAAAGATTATCATTAAATACTTTTTTTAATTTATCTTTATAGTTATCAAGATTCTCTACACTAGAAATAAAAATAACAAAAACATCATCTCCTGCTTTTGTAAATATTTCTTGTTCTAATTTTTGCAAATCAATTTTGTCTTCATTTAAAACACTACTTGATAGGTATGAGATTCTTTTAAAACCTTTATTATTTTTTGCATATAAAATTATTCTTCCAAATGAAACATCAAATGCTGCACCAATTATTGGTTTAACTCCTCTTGAACTTGCAAGTTTTGCAAATTCAGCTGCACCATACATTGAATATAGATCAGAATAAAATCCTACTTTAATTTCATTTTTTTGTAAAAAACCAACATAATCTTCAGGTTTAATAACTGATTTTAAAAAGTTGTAGCAAGATTGTACATTAACTAAACTTGAATACTTCACATTAAACCTCCTAAATTATTTACTCTATTTCTATTTTACACAAAATAGAATAAAAAAGATTGCTTGATAGCAATCCTAGTGAACAACTTTTCTACTTTCCATAATAGTTTCATATGCATTATTAATTTTTGTCATTTCAGCTTGTGCTTCTAGACTGTTATTAACATCTGGATGATACTTTTTAGCAAGTTTTCTGTATAGTTTTTTTATGTCATTATCCGACATTGCTCTTGTAGCTCCAAGAGCTGAGTATGCTTCATCAATATGAGAAGCTGAATTAGACCAGTAAGATTGACTGCTTTGTTCTTCGTGTCCCTCTTCACTGTTTTGTTGAAATCTTCCATAATTTCTTGCTCTAGATCTTCCTCTATTGAAAAACATATCAATTATAAAGAAGAAAAGAAGAAAGTTTAGTAATCTTCCTAATAGTCTAAATAAATCTTCCATTTAAATCACTTTCCTTTACCTTTATTTTACAGCTACTACAACGATTAGTAAAATAATCGTTAATAAAATTATAAGCCCAGCTATTATTTTATAGATAAGGGCATTTACTTTTCTCTTGGGTTTATTTGCAAGTTCTTGTTTTCTTTCTTCCTTCTTAGTTCTTGGTTTAGAAGCTTTGATTTCAGAAATTGTAAGTGAATCGTCTTGATATTCTTCAATAACAAACTCATTTTCATAAGCTAAAGTTTCACTATTTACAACA includes these proteins:
- the polA gene encoding DNA polymerase I, whose protein sequence is MKKKILLVDGNALIFRAFYSSFGRVTLTTKSGIPTNAVYSFINMLFNIIQKNDYYDIKIAFDKGKKTFRHDKLEDYKGGRKKTPDELVKQFPIVREFLTQAKIDWFELDGFEADDIIGTISEMYNNNQDFEVEILTSDQDMYQLISDNVFVLSPQTGTSDMLVYDKEKLFEKWGIKPEQVIDYKGLRGDSSDNIKGVAGIGEKTAKELLQSYNDLENLYANIEQITGAKKQKLIDGKDDAFLSREIATIHKAVPLEGFELRKTNVDFSMLKDFFIKYEMNSLIRKYAFEMDSSEEPVIEQVVIKNELKEVKTWENAFNGEKNFLYLEILNDNYHNPDVIGLGISNEKGNFFYIPGESQEISIFNWQDSGTEENFQHFLDTSKFYTYDVKKTIYALKKLGYNVKEENFVYDMMIACYVINSNVKSNFESHLNLIDPELEIETFEEVFGKGVKKTKQIDQVKKSNYIVSKAVYIKDTMPKIYELLQESGQTSLYENIELPFCFVLLNMEEQGVLIDREELKVQTQNVLELLNNYEIEANEILAKEGIEPINYASPKQLKETLFDKMNLPNTSKGSTDKEALEALEDKHPLIEKVLKIRKYSKLYSTYLKGFEKYIDRTNKVHTIYNQTLTNTGRLSSSEPNLQNISVRDEDQRNVRKIFIAPNGYKYISLDYSQIELRVLADIANEKVLINAYANNIDIHELAARNIFSLKEDEKVTSEQRRIAKVFNFGILYGLTKFGLSKDLKISHKEAEEYIKAYNKSFPEIENFKKEIIDFGEKNGYVETQANRRRYIYELQNSNYMVREFGKRAAVNAPVQGTAADILKVAMIELYQNLKDKGFEAKMVSQIHDEIIILAPENEVQKAKELAIEIMNKAYNKLFEIVGKDKESRVLLEVNEAVGNNWFELK
- the dnaE gene encoding DNA polymerase III subunit alpha, whose product is MKYSSLVNVQSCYNFLKSVIKPEDYVGFLQKNEIKVGFYSDLYSMYGAAEFAKLASSRGVKPIIGAAFDVSFGRIILYAKNNKGFKRISYLSSSVLNEDKIDLQKLEQEIFTKAGDDVFVIFISSVENLDNYKDKLKKVFNDNLFFGITKTNFHFFKNESNLIFANEVNYLYEDDYFQYKVLRAIGEAKLLTETENIEKNFYVSNAQMQNYIDVQKHNENISKIIEQVEDDVINDNQVHFIKFKDAKNDSSSTYIEKLCKNKLVELGLSENQQYSERLVYELEVIKKMGFEDYFLIVSDMINAAEEKNILVGPGRGSASGSLVSYLLNITKLDPIKWDLLFERFLNVDRITLPDIDIDFEDERREEVLEYLYKKYGREHFATITTFQTIGIKNAIRDCGRVFDLPNDDVTHMTRLIGDKNVKDLDKALEESRNLTKYKEKYPQVFEVIKKIIGLPRQTGTHAAGVVFCDVPLWEVVPTKVGINGILQTQFSMNFLEEIGLIKTDILGLRNLSIIQQVISSVEKLNQTKIDLKSLPLNDKDTFELLRNRQTSGIFQLESQGMTEVLTSMKVNSIEDIAVTSALFRPGPQENIPTYIARKNDNNREFSIDKSLTDILGDTYGIIVYQEQVMKILQKVANFELSKADIVRRAIGKKDQKLMAEFKKEFVQGALENKYNEGRANELWHYIEKFAEYGFNKSHAIAYSIISYWMAYLKTHFKAEFYCALLNGSIKNEVKTSQYLYEIKTAGIRMNGPSIKNPNSTYYYGNQMINMPLNVIKGIGQDLVKTIRAIHKKAKNAFESFAKVVAILVSEGLTDKKFEALAYAGAFDAYGYSRKDLANNQKEIFNLAQILKYSSTKDLEVDLPIKKDKPELIASYEKEFFGFYVTTHPLSIFRQKMLNSEKLLYLSSLQREDITCDVFVTVDNIVTKTDKNGGQMCFLDVSDETGSIMVTIFASTFEKIKSQIEISQNIIIKVKTQLYNNKISALLIDFKKTIK
- a CDS encoding DnaJ domain-containing protein — encoded protein: MEDLFRLLGRLLNFLLFFFIIDMFFNRGRSRARNYGRFQQNSEEGHEEQSSQSYWSNSASHIDEAYSALGATRAMSDNDIKKLYRKLAKKYHPDVNNSLEAQAEMTKINNAYETIMESRKVVH